A part of Thermomicrobiales bacterium genomic DNA contains:
- a CDS encoding rhodanese-like domain-containing protein, with translation MSLPGSMLGPLEVDVATTVAAMNDPNVQVIDCREQNEWDAAHVENMTLMPLDSIGQRLGELDPARPLIIVCRSGRRSLLAAQQLAAIGFSDVKSMNGGLIAWAEQGHPLVATGQ, from the coding sequence ATGAGTCTTCCCGGTTCGATGCTCGGTCCACTCGAGGTCGATGTCGCCACCACAGTTGCAGCGATGAACGATCCCAACGTGCAAGTCATCGACTGCCGCGAACAAAACGAATGGGACGCGGCGCATGTGGAGAACATGACGCTGATGCCGCTCGATTCGATCGGCCAGCGCCTTGGCGAGCTCGATCCGGCGAGACCGCTCATCATCGTTTGCCGGTCAGGACGCAGGAGTTTGCTTGCCGCGCAACAACTCGCAGCCATTGGCTTCAGCGATGTCAAGAGCATGAATGGCGGATTGATTGCCTGGGCCGAGCAGGGTCATCCCCTGGTGGCCACTGGGCAGTAA
- a CDS encoding rhodanese-like domain-containing protein has product MSLLSRLFGGGSAPVAEIDVAGTVEAQANGGAQIVDCRSEREWKSGHIKGSRLMPLGSIGDRLTELDPERPVIVVCRSGHRSSLAARTLSSAGFSDVKSMKGGINAWSRAGNRLIS; this is encoded by the coding sequence GTGAGTCTGTTGAGCCGATTATTCGGGGGCGGGAGCGCCCCGGTTGCCGAGATCGACGTTGCCGGTACCGTCGAGGCCCAGGCAAATGGCGGCGCTCAGATCGTCGATTGCCGGTCCGAGCGGGAATGGAAATCCGGACATATCAAGGGTTCGCGTCTCATGCCGCTCGGCTCGATTGGGGACCGACTGACTGAGCTCGATCCGGAGCGTCCCGTCATCGTCGTTTGCCGGTCGGGACATCGCAGCTCACTGGCGGCGCGTACGCTTTCCAGTGCTGGCTTCTCTGATGTCAAGAGCATGAAAGGCGGCATCAACGCCTGGAGCCGGGCGGGCAATCGATTGATTTCGTAG
- a CDS encoding rhodanese-like domain-containing protein: MIVDRVFTPGLAQVAYLIADESTGDVAVIDPRRDVQVYLDWAAERNFRISAILETHVHADFVSGAVELHRVTGAPIFASALGNQEFDYEPLRDGSRVPVGRLVLEARWTPGHTPEHVAFLLFDPDSSDAPQAMFSGDLIFAGEVGRPDLLGEAHTGQLALQLFETLTQRIADLPDELLVYPGHTAGSACGRKIGDAATTTLGEERAGTYAWQFTDAKAFVEGIMDEMPAPPPYYPRMKVVNRVGPALLADLPEGTALSADRVSSAIADGAVVIDARQEQSFDRAHIRGSFYAGSGSDFIAWVGWRAPYDRPIVLVLDDDADVSAFVTELRRIGIDARVDFLAGGIDSWIASGGSVDRLEVLTPAEFQSLMQSAEDATVLDVRSRDEWKTGHIENARNAFAGDISAGAPVDIDSESLVMLTCASGYRSRVAASMLQSKGISRIVQLDGGMDAWDGAGLPVANAVGVGA; encoded by the coding sequence ATGATTGTCGATCGTGTATTTACCCCCGGCCTGGCGCAGGTTGCCTATCTGATCGCTGACGAATCGACCGGCGATGTGGCCGTCATCGATCCACGGCGTGACGTGCAGGTCTATCTCGATTGGGCCGCCGAGCGGAACTTCAGGATCAGCGCGATTCTCGAGACGCATGTGCATGCCGACTTCGTTTCCGGCGCGGTCGAACTGCACCGGGTGACGGGGGCGCCGATCTTTGCCAGCGCGCTCGGAAATCAGGAGTTTGACTACGAACCGCTGCGCGACGGGTCTCGCGTGCCGGTGGGCCGCCTCGTTCTCGAAGCGCGCTGGACCCCGGGGCATACTCCGGAGCATGTCGCGTTTCTTCTGTTCGATCCCGATTCGAGCGATGCGCCCCAGGCAATGTTCAGCGGGGATCTGATCTTCGCCGGAGAGGTCGGCCGGCCTGACCTGCTGGGCGAGGCGCACACCGGGCAACTGGCGCTCCAGCTCTTCGAGACGTTGACGCAGCGAATCGCCGACTTGCCGGATGAGTTGCTGGTCTACCCCGGGCACACGGCCGGTTCCGCCTGCGGGCGCAAGATCGGTGACGCTGCCACGACCACACTCGGCGAAGAGCGGGCGGGAACATATGCATGGCAGTTCACGGACGCCAAGGCCTTCGTCGAGGGCATCATGGACGAGATGCCGGCTCCGCCTCCCTACTATCCGCGCATGAAAGTCGTCAATCGCGTTGGCCCGGCGCTGCTTGCCGATCTTCCGGAAGGGACCGCGCTTTCGGCCGATCGAGTCTCGTCCGCAATTGCCGATGGAGCGGTGGTCATCGACGCTCGCCAGGAGCAGAGTTTCGACCGGGCTCACATTCGCGGCTCGTTCTATGCCGGTTCCGGCTCCGACTTCATCGCGTGGGTCGGTTGGAGAGCGCCCTACGATCGGCCGATCGTCCTGGTGCTCGATGACGATGCGGACGTCTCGGCATTCGTCACGGAGCTGCGCCGCATTGGTATCGACGCGCGGGTGGACTTCCTGGCGGGTGGTATCGATTCCTGGATCGCCAGCGGCGGAAGCGTCGATCGCCTCGAAGTGCTGACCCCGGCAGAGTTCCAGTCGCTGATGCAGTCGGCCGAAGACGCCACGGTGCTCGATGTTCGGAGCCGCGACGAGTGGAAAACGGGGCACATCGAGAACGCGCGCAACGCGTTCGCCGGTGACATCTCCGCGGGAGCGCCGGTCGATATCGATAGCGAATCGCTGGTGATGCTGACGTGCGCTTCGGGATATCGGTCGCGCGTGGCGGCGAGCATGTTGCAATCGAAGGGCATCTCGCGCATCGTGCAACTCGATGGTGGCATGGATGCCTGGGATGGCGCGGGACTTCCCGTAGCGAATGCAGTGGGAGTTGGCGCGTGA
- a CDS encoding metal-sensitive transcriptional regulator, with protein sequence MASISNLSAAERDDIVQRLKRIEGQARGVQKMVDDGRDCGDILTQLASIRAAVNSLNGELLEAYLLRCTRHPEEFGSPEKEIQQAVRALVRS encoded by the coding sequence ATGGCAAGCATTTCCAATCTATCCGCCGCGGAGCGCGACGATATCGTGCAGCGGCTCAAGCGAATCGAGGGCCAGGCGCGGGGCGTGCAGAAGATGGTCGACGATGGGCGCGATTGCGGCGACATCCTGACCCAACTCGCATCGATCCGCGCGGCGGTGAACAGTCTGAACGGGGAGCTGCTGGAGGCGTACCTGTTGCGCTGCACGCGGCATCCGGAAGAGTTCGGCTCTCCGGAAAAGGAGATTCAGCAGGCAGTGCGCGCCCTGGTGCGCAGCTAG